One window of the Bubalus kerabau isolate K-KA32 ecotype Philippines breed swamp buffalo chromosome 9, PCC_UOA_SB_1v2, whole genome shotgun sequence genome contains the following:
- the LOC129620172 gene encoding prostaglandin E synthase 3-like → MQHASAKWYDRRDYVFIEFCVEDNKDVNVNFEKSKLTFSCLGGSDNFKHLNEIDLFHCLDPNDSKHKRTDRSILCCLRKGESGQSWPRLTKERAKLNWLSVDFNNWKDWEDDSDEDMSNFDRFSEMMNNMGGDEDVDLPEVDGADDDSQDSDDEKMPDLE, encoded by the coding sequence ATGCAGCATGCTTCTGCAAAGTGGTACGATCGGAGGGACTATGTCTTCATTGAATTTTGTGTTGAAGACAATAAAGATGTTaatgtaaattttgaaaaatcgAAACTTACATTCAGTTGTCTTGGAGGAAGtgataattttaaacatttaaatgaaaTTGATCTTTTTCACTGTCTTGATCCAAATGATTCCAAGCATAAAAGAACGGACAGATCGATTTTATGTTGTTTACGAAAAGGAGAATCTGGCCAGTCATGGCCAAGGTTAACAAAAGAAAGGGCAAAGCTTAATTGGCTTAGTGTGGACTTTAATAATTGGAAAGACTGGGAAGATGATTCCGATGAAGACATGTCTAATTTTGATCGTTTCTCTGAGATGATGAACAACATGGGTGGTGATGAGGATGTAGATTTACCAGAAGTAGATGGAGCAGATGATGATTCACAAGACAGTGATGATGAAAAAATGCCAGATCTGGAGTAA